A genomic window from Anthonomus grandis grandis chromosome 4, icAntGran1.3, whole genome shotgun sequence includes:
- the LOC126735134 gene encoding L-selectin-like, producing MQKTLLLENLDEEDWLGARNFCRMRCMDTVSLETKVENEWIKYIIRTDNITEIWTSGRKCDFQGCDREDLQPLEINGWFWSAVFQKLAPTIERENNDWSYTGGDGVQQPDNRESANGKEENCIAIVNNRYGDGIHWHDEVCATRKPFVCEDSAELLRYARYIRPELNIK from the exons ATGCAAAAG ACTTTACTTTTAGAGAATCTCGATGAAGAAGACTGGCTAGGCGCAAGAAACTTCTGTAGAATGCGTTGCATGGACACCGTATCTTTAGAAACAAAAGTTGAAAATGAATggattaaatatataattcgAACCGATAATATTACGGAAATATGGACATCAGGAAGAAAATGCGATTTTCAG GGTTGCGATCGAGAAGATCTTCAGCCACTAGAGATCAATGGTTGGTTCTGGTCTGctgttttccaaaaacttgcCCCAACTATTGAGAGAGAGAATAATGATTGGTCCTATACTGGTGGAGATGGAGTTCAACAACCGGATAACcg AGAATCAGCAAATGGTAAAGAGGAAAACTGTATAGCAATCGTAAACAATCGCTATGGAGATGGAATTCACTGGCACGATGAAGTATGCGCTACGAGAAAACCTTTTGTATGCGAGGATAGTGCAGAATTATTAAGATATGCCCGATATATTAGACCTGAATTAAATATCAAGTAA